The Musa acuminata AAA Group cultivar baxijiao chromosome BXJ1-3, Cavendish_Baxijiao_AAA, whole genome shotgun sequence genome window below encodes:
- the LOC135627046 gene encoding abscisic stress-ripening protein 5-like, translating to MAEQHHQHHHHLIRHHKEANPADEVVYTESGSTGKDGHTTGYVKTTEVVTNDGGYEYRKEEKQHKHREHLGEMGALAAGAFAEHEKHKVEKDPEHARRHKMEAEIGMAMAVGSGGYAAHEHHERKEAKEQAEEAHGKKHHHFF from the exons ATGGCTGAGCAGCACcaccagcaccaccaccacctcatcCGCCACCACAAGGAGGCGAATCCCGCCGACGAGGTGGTCTACACCGAGTCCGGCTCCACCGGCAAAGACGGGCACACGACTGGTTACGTGAAGACCACCGAGGTGGTCACCAACGACGGCGGCTACGAGTACAGGAAAGAGGAGAAGCAACACAAGCACAGGGAGCACCTCGGCGAGATGGGGGCCCTCGCCGCCGGTGCCTTCGCGGAG CATGAGAAGCACAAGGTTGAGAAGGACCCAGAGCACGCTCGTAGGCACAAGATGGAGGCGGAGATCGGCATGGCAATGGCAGTGGGCAGCGGAGGGTACGCCGCCCACGAGCACCACGAGAGGAAGGAAGCCAAGGAGCAGGCCGAGGAGGCTCATGGGAAGAAGCACCACCATTTCTTCTAA